The Halalkalicoccus subterraneus DNA segment CACCGCGCCTCGAACTCTCGGATGCGGTCTAACTACGTTCAACCACACCACCATGCCAACACAAACGACACCAAAGGAGATCGGCAGCATCGATTTCGGGCTGATGGACCCCGAAGAGTACCGCGAGATGAGCGCGACGAAGATCATCACCGCCGACACCTACGACGACGACGGGTTCCCCATCGACATGGGGCTGATGGACCCGCGACTCGGCGTCATCGACCCCGGACTGGAGTGTAAAACGTGTGGGAAGCACTCGGGGGCCTGCAACGGGCACTTCGGCAACATCGAACTCGCCGCACCCGTCATCCACGTCGGCTTTACGAAGCTCATCCGACGCCTGCTTCGAGGGACCTGCCGTGAGTGTTCGCGACTCCTCCTCACCGAGGACGAAAAGGAGGAGTTCCGGGAGGATCTCACCCGCACGCGCGAACTCGGCGACGACCTGAACGACGTGACGAAAGCCGCGATCCGACAGGCCCGGAAGACCGACACTTGTCCCCACTGTGGGGAAACCCAGTTCGACGTCCAACACGAGAAGCCGACGACCTACTACGAGGTCCAACAGGTCCTGACCAGCGAGTACTCCGAGCGGATCGCGGGGGCGATGCAACCCGACGAGGACGAGGAGGACGGCGAGGCGACGACGCCGCCGGAACTCGCAGAGGAGACCGACATCGACGTCTCACGGATCAACCAGATCCTCTCCGGGGAGTTCCGACCCCGGCGAGCCGACCGGGAGGCCATCGAGAAAGCCCTCGGAATCGACCTCACCGAGGAGGACCTGAACAAGCTGATGCCGAGCGATATCCGCGACTGGTTCGAGGACATCCCCGACGAGGACATCGAGGTTCTGGGGATGAACCCCGACAAATCCCGTCCCGAATGGATGATCCTCACCGTGCTGCCCGTTCCGCCGGTTACCTCCCGGCCCTCGATCACGCTCGATAACGGCCAGCGCTCCGAGGACGACCTCACCCACAAGCTGGTCGACATCATCCGGATCAACCAGCGCTTCATGGAGAACCGCGAGGCCGGTGCTCCGCAGCTGATCATCGAGGACCTCTGGGAGCTGCTGCAGTACCACGTCACCACGTTCATGGACAACGAAATCAGCGGGACGCCGCCGGCCCGCCACCGCTCCGGGCGGCCTCTCAAAACGCTCAGCCAGCGTCTCAAGGGGAAGGACGGCCGGTTCCGCAATTCGCTTTCGGGCAAGCGCGTGAACTTCTCGGCCCGGACCGTCATCAGTCCGGACCCGACGCTCTCGCTCAACGAGGTCGGCGTCCCCGAGCACGTCGCAAACGAGATGACCCAGACGATGGTCGTCACCGAGCGCAACATCGAGCAGGCCCGCCGGTACGTCGCAAACGGGCCCAACGAGCATCCGGGCGCGAACTACGTTCGACGGCCCGACGGTCGCCGGCTGAAGGTCACAGAGAAGAACTGCGAGGCGCTTGCCGGCCTCGACGACGAGGCGGCGGAGATCCAGAGCCTCGCACCCGGTTGGGAGGTCAACCGCCATCTGGTCGACGGCGACATCGTGATCTTCAACCGCCAGCCCTCGCTGCATCGGATGAGTATCATGGCCCACGAGGTGGTCGTGATGCCGTACAAGACCTTCCGGCTGAATACTGTGGTTTGTCCGCCGTACAACGCCGACTTCGACGGCGACGAGATGAACATGCACGCGCTGCAG contains these protein-coding regions:
- a CDS encoding DNA-directed RNA polymerase subunit A' is translated as MPTQTTPKEIGSIDFGLMDPEEYREMSATKIITADTYDDDGFPIDMGLMDPRLGVIDPGLECKTCGKHSGACNGHFGNIELAAPVIHVGFTKLIRRLLRGTCRECSRLLLTEDEKEEFREDLTRTRELGDDLNDVTKAAIRQARKTDTCPHCGETQFDVQHEKPTTYYEVQQVLTSEYSERIAGAMQPDEDEEDGEATTPPELAEETDIDVSRINQILSGEFRPRRADREAIEKALGIDLTEEDLNKLMPSDIRDWFEDIPDEDIEVLGMNPDKSRPEWMILTVLPVPPVTSRPSITLDNGQRSEDDLTHKLVDIIRINQRFMENREAGAPQLIIEDLWELLQYHVTTFMDNEISGTPPARHRSGRPLKTLSQRLKGKDGRFRNSLSGKRVNFSARTVISPDPTLSLNEVGVPEHVANEMTQTMVVTERNIEQARRYVANGPNEHPGANYVRRPDGRRLKVTEKNCEALAGLDDEAAEIQSLAPGWEVNRHLVDGDIVIFNRQPSLHRMSIMAHEVVVMPYKTFRLNTVVCPPYNADFDGDEMNMHALQ